In one window of Miscanthus floridulus cultivar M001 chromosome 12, ASM1932011v1, whole genome shotgun sequence DNA:
- the LOC136497445 gene encoding large ribosomal subunit protein eL43z isoform X2 encodes MTKRTKKAGIVGKYGTRYGASLRKQIKKMEVSQHSKYFCEFCGKFAVKRKAVGIWGCKDCGKVKAGGAYTMNTASAVTVRSTIRRLREQTEA; translated from the exons ACGAAGCGCACCAAGAAGGCCGGCATTGTTGGCAAATATG GAACCAGGTATGGTGCTAGCTTGCGTAAGCAAATCAAGAAGATGGAGGTATCTCAGCACTCCAAGTACTTCTGCGAGTTCTGTGGGAAG TTTGCTGTGAAGAGGAAAGCAGTTGGAATTTGGGGATGCAAGGACTGTGGGAAGGTCAAGGCTGGTGGTGCTTACACCATGAA CACTGCTAGCGCAGTCACTGTCAGGAGCACGATCCGTCGTTTGAGGGAGCAGACTGAAGCATGA
- the LOC136497445 gene encoding large ribosomal subunit protein eL43z isoform X1: MPMQTKRTKKAGIVGKYGTRYGASLRKQIKKMEVSQHSKYFCEFCGKFAVKRKAVGIWGCKDCGKVKAGGAYTMNTASAVTVRSTIRRLREQTEA; the protein is encoded by the exons ATGCCTATGCAGACGAAGCGCACCAAGAAGGCCGGCATTGTTGGCAAATATG GAACCAGGTATGGTGCTAGCTTGCGTAAGCAAATCAAGAAGATGGAGGTATCTCAGCACTCCAAGTACTTCTGCGAGTTCTGTGGGAAG TTTGCTGTGAAGAGGAAAGCAGTTGGAATTTGGGGATGCAAGGACTGTGGGAAGGTCAAGGCTGGTGGTGCTTACACCATGAA CACTGCTAGCGCAGTCACTGTCAGGAGCACGATCCGTCGTTTGAGGGAGCAGACTGAAGCATGA